AGCTTCGTAAGCAAAATGACCAAAGCGGAAGTGACTAGCTTCTGCAACAGAAACGCTGAGAACCAGTAAAATTACACAGGTAAAACGGCTAATGATTGCCTTCGCCAGGTTTCGATCCATCTTATTCACCATCAACTCCTTCTACCTGAATCTTGCTCTCTACCGATACACCCTCCAGTGGCACCACTTCGCCTGGGCTGAGTGACTGCGTTGCTTTCAATCTGATTGATGGCGGAACGAAGATTATTCCCGTTGACTGAGAGCTAACGGTTGCACCGGATACGTTTTCCACAACGAGTCGGTATTCGCCGCTGGCATCAAAGTCATATGGCAACACTGAGAGAACTTGACGCGCGTTAGTATTTTCGGGTGCCAGCTCAAGCTGACTATGTCCTTGGGTGATTACTCGGCCATCGGGATCGGTGAGCAAATAATCGAACTCAAGATTTACATTGATGTTGGAGCGGTTGTATATCTCCGCATAGAGTTCAATATCAGCTTGGTTGTTCAGCAGCACATAACCTGGAGAAGCCTTTGGATCCAAAGAAGCCAACACATTCGTGGGTTCAACGGTTACCGTTGTACTGCTCTCCGAGACGAAATTGCTTGTTGTGCCGTCAAGGGCCTGCACAGTGATCGTATAGACACCTGGTTTTACCACCAAGGTGTTCCACCACTGCTCAAGCTTGATGCTTCTTTGCTCACCAGGAGCAAAGTCTTGAATCGCGGCCTCAAGATGTTCCTGATAGTGCGCCAGTTCCTCCGGATCGCTCTGCGGATCTAGAGGAGGAAGGTTCGCTCCCGAAAAGCTCTCTACCTCTTTGCCCTCACTGTTCAACACTCGAACGTAGAATCTTGCACCTTGATTAAGAGCTGTATCATTCTCAACGTCCGCTGTTATCAACACAGGTTCATAGGCGCCATAAACTGACTTCTCTGTGGTTGCTTGAACAATATTCACGCCACCCAGGTCAGCTTTTCGAATATTTATATCGAGATTCAAATCGGTATGTTCTGCGAGAGAGACGTCTTTATTTGAGAACAGGTACCCTGATGCATTGGTAGATACGGTAAATTCAAGAACCGGAATATCGGATAATTGGTAGAACCCGTTCACGTCCGAAGTGGTTTTTGAACTTCCGACAGAAATGCTAGCTCCTGGCACACCGAGGCCGGTGACCATATCGACCACCTGCCCACGAATCGAAGTAGAGGGCAACACGGCTTCTTCCTTCAGGCTGATATAACCGATATCGACGTTCGTTCTATCGGGCACGACCAAGCTGAAGTTGACCGATTCGAAACCTGACTTCCTGACGGCTACCGAGATATTTCCGCCATCCAGATTCGTTAGCTCAAAGCTACCCACTTCATTTGTTAGGGATACGGAACTACTGCCCACAATTGAAATTGACACGTTCTCGATAGGCTGCGCGTTGCTGTCTACGACCGTTCCCGAAACACTTGAGCTATTAGGCTGGTCTTCGGTTAATGCCTGCAGAGATGGTGAAAAGCTGACTCGAGTGCCGGCTTGAAGGTCTGCAGTGGCGGAAACAGGATAGTAGTCGGATGATTGAACCGACAAAGTTGCAGTTCCCGGCTCACTGAGCAATTGATACGTTCCGTCGACCCCGCTCACGGTGCTGTTCGTATTACCCCCCACAACTGATGTGATCGTCACACCCGGGACCGGGCTCCCAGACCCAGATTCTGTGATCACACCCGATATGAGAACCGTCGTTGGTGCCACAGCCAGTCGAATGGTGCCAACGTTTGCGAACTGCCCTTTTTGCAGGGTAATGCTTTGAGATGCACCTAGATAACCCGCTGCAGAATATGCAACGACGTACGAGTCAGAGCCAAGGTTAGAGATAACAAAACTGCCATCTGAGCTAATGGCAACATCTTCATTACTGAAACCAAGTACATCAATGGTGGCGCTCGGGATACTGGCGCCCGAAGACGCATCCACCAATCGGCCTGCAACTACCGCTTTTTCCGGATCAACCGGAACATCAATTGATGCGAGCATCTTTAATGCGGCAACTGAGATTGATGTCGTATAAACCTGCTGGCCCCAATCACCTTCAGGCGACTGGCTAGCCTTCAGGAAATCAACCGCTTTACCATATTTACTCACATCAGTTGTAACCGGTATGAGGGCCTGCAGTGCTAGCGCACTCTCCCAAGCGGTGCCCCAATGGCCATCTGCGTTTCGGGCAGAATAAAGGTAGTTGACGCTCCCGCGAAGCACGTCAGCAATGTCGTGGGTGTAAAGGTAGGGTTTCAGTGCCTTGGTCGCGAGCGCCGTAACCATGACGGATGCTTGATCCTCATAGAGAGGAAAAGAGCCATCTGCCTGTTGTGCGGATGAGAAAAATTGTAATGCGTCACCTGCAACGAGGACATCGGAACCTGCAGCCTGTAAAGCTATGAGTGCATAACTTGTGTCTAAAGCAGTGCTGTCGTAACCCGCAAAATGACCAAAGCCCCCATCAGCCCCCTGACGAGAAAGCAATTCTGCTTTTACCTCGTCAAACGGTTGGTTTGCTTGAGCTAAAGCCAGTAATAGACGCGACAATTGTTCTGAGGTTAAGTCCGCGAGACCAGTGGTTAGAAACTCCAGGGCGGCCTGTTTATCAGCTGAAGATGAACTCAGTAGCTGAAAAACCTGCAACGCTTCGGCAGTAGACTGCCGGTTTGTTGAAATATCAGAAGCGTTTGTGACACCACCATTGGGTTGCTGGGATAGCTCCAGCCAGTGAAGGGCCGAATTTAAAATTGCCTCCTGCCCACCAGTTTGGTGGTCTGCGCCATTGTGCGCATATCCCGTGGAAGATACTGAAAAAAGAAGGACCGCTAGAACTTCTAGACACCGAACCGAAAATTTCCTGCCCACAGCCAAGACTCCGCTTGTACATGAAAACTGCTGTAGTAACGCAGGAGATGGGCTGATCCAGCACCCAATCTTAATATCAGGCCGATATTAGACAGCGTCCCTGCCTACAGAGCTTGTAACGAGCCAGAATCCTATAAAATTACAGTGAATTAATGAAGGTAAGGCGCTCAGGTTTCGAACACATTACTGTGAAATTCCGTAAAACCCCATCGAATTGTTAACTGGATCACATAGTTAGTCCCTACATGCGTTCTTCAACATTGCAATTCTCTCGATTCAGTACATTTGTCCGATCCAACTGCGTGGTGATCACTCCGGAGGCATTCGAAACGACCTCAGTTTGAGGCCGCGGGGTGTCACGCTTATCGAAGGAGAAATTCAGAATACGAACCGCAAACTACTGACTCGTATACAGGTTTCCGAGGTGGCAGCAGCCAACAAGGAACTCCATGACATTGCGCTGGGCCCCGAATACCTCACCTCAGAAAATTTCCCTGGCAAGTGGGGCTTCTCGATCTCAGAATATGGAGAAATCATGGATGCTATGAAATAAGCACTAACCTATCTTTAAGGCCTATGGATACTAACGTTATTACCCCGGAAGGTTATACCGAATTACAGCAAGAACTGGATTATCTTTGGCGGAAGGAGCGCCCTGAGGTCACCAAAAAGGTGCAATGGGCGGCAAGCCTCGGTGACCGCTCTGAAAACGCGGATTATCAATATAACAAGAAAAGACTCAGGGAAATCGACCGCCGGGTCAGGTATTTGAGAAACCGCCTTTCCAAGCTGCGAATTGTCAACTATAGCCCTGTCCAAGAGGGAAAAGCCTTCTTTGGGGCCTGGGTCACTCTGGCTGATGAAAGCGATGACAAACTTACATTTAGGATTGTTGGTCCCGACGAGATATACGGCAAAAAACATTATGTCTCCGTACATGCTCCCGTGGTTAAAGCTTGTCTCGGAAAGAGCGTAGGCGATGAAATCGTAGTCAGAACACCAGAATCGACAAAAGCATGGGAGATTGTATTGATAAACTATCAAGTCGATTGACTGCAGGGCAGGCAACAGACCTCTGAGCTTTTTAAGGCTGGCGATGTGGCCTTTCGCCCTCCGCTATTATTTAGCGGGTTCTGGCCATATGAAAATCATCGTGTAGAAATAAAAAAACCCCGTAAAAACGGGGTAAGGCTAGCGCTGTGCTGGAGGGAGAAGCAAGCGGAGTTTCCGCCGGCTTCCATAACTACATCCTCCATTGTGCATAGTCGAGGTTACACAGCAGTGGCCGCTCGATTACGTTTTTTTCAGAGCAGGGATTAGGTTGTTCACTCTAGAGCGCGGCGTTAATGTCTTACTCAAATAACCGTATTACTAACTTGAAGCTTTCATCGACCGGCACTTTTCGAACAAACGGGGCACCAACATGAACACGCAAAAACTCATCAACACGGCGTTGAACGGTCTGGATAGCATCGGCTACCGGCTGGACCAATACGGCATTACCGGCAAACTGAACCGCCACAACCTGGCCGCTTTCATCATGCTGGAACAGAAACATCTGGAAGGTGAATGGGACAGCATTCAGGCGAAGTTTGATCGCCGCCGTTCACAGTTCGATGGCCTGCTGACCGCCATCGAAACCCGTACCGATCCGCTGATCAGGCCTCTCATCAGCCGTGTAAACCAATTCCGTGGTGTTTCCGGCCACTGATCAGGCACCTTTGAGCTCGCTCGGAGACGCGTGCTCTCCGGTTTCCGGGGCCGTAAGTGTCTGGGTGTCCTTGAGGCGTTTCCGGTTCGGGGAGTACGCCGGCATACGAACGGTCACCATTAGCCCCGGGTACTCGTCCCCGGGATGGTGATCGCTCAGGGAAATGGTTCCCTGGTGTATCTCGGCCACGGCACTGACAAGACTGAGCCCAAGACCATTACCCGGCAATGACCGGCTCTTGCCAACCCGGTAGAAACGTTGGAAAACCTGGTCTTTCTCTTCGTCGGGGATGCCGATACCGCTATCCCCCACCTCGAAAATCGCATCGTTCCCTTCCTTGCGAACATTGACACGGATCTTGCCCTGTTCGGGGGTGTACTTGATGGCGTTGTCGATCAGGTTGCTGACCATCTGGAACAAAAGATCCCGATCCCCCTCGACCACCACCTGGTCTTCCAGCGACTGCTCGAAATCCTGCTCCTTGTCTTCCGCCAGCGCCTCGTACAGTTCGCAGGCATCGCTGACCAGTTCCCCCAGAGAGACCTGCTTCATATCCGCAGCATTGCCACGGGTTTCCAGGCGCGCGATCCGTAGCAGGGCATTGAAGGTAGCCAGCAACTGATCCGCCTCCGCCACGGCTTTGCCCGCCTGGTCTCGAGCTTCGTCGTTGTCCACGGACATCAGGGTATTCTCCAGCTGGTTGCGCAGCCGGGTCAGCGGGGTTCTCAGGTCATGGGCAATACTGTCGGAAACATGCCGGATACCTTCCATGAGGTACACAATCCGGTCCAGCATCTGGTTGAGATTTTCCGCCAGCTGGTCGAAATCGTCATCGGTACCCCGGGTGGGTATGCGAAGGGAAAGATGCCCGTTCATGATTCGTCGGGAGGTATTATTGATTACCTCGATACGCCGGGTGGTACTACGGCTCATCAGAAAACCGCCAAGCAGGGCCAGGGCGAGCGTAATCCCCATGCCCCAGTTGATGGCGGTTTCTATCACCCGTTTGAGATTGGTAAGCTCCTCCACATCTCGACCGACCAACAAGCGCAGGCCACCCTGCACCTCGAATATCCGGGCACGTGCGAGGCGCTCTGGCCCCGTCCAGCCTACGGATTGGTCCAGCGTGAAATTGATCCAGCCACTTTCCGAGCGTGAACCCTTGGGCCAGGTTTCGATATTGCCGGCAAGCTTGAGGAAATCGTCGGTAGTAAGCAGGTAAATGGACTTGGCGTTAGGGTCGCGAGCGACACGCTCGCGGATAATGGATATCAGCCCATTGATACCGCTGCCGCGGTATTGCTCAGCGAGGCCGGCAATCTCGGCCTC
Above is a genomic segment from Marinobacter panjinensis containing:
- the greB gene encoding transcription elongation factor GreB, giving the protein MDTNVITPEGYTELQQELDYLWRKERPEVTKKVQWAASLGDRSENADYQYNKKRLREIDRRVRYLRNRLSKLRIVNYSPVQEGKAFFGAWVTLADESDDKLTFRIVGPDEIYGKKHYVSVHAPVVKACLGKSVGDEIVVRTPESTKAWEIVLINYQVD
- a CDS encoding carboxypeptidase regulatory-like domain-containing protein, producing MGRKFSVRCLEVLAVLLFSVSSTGYAHNGADHQTGGQEAILNSALHWLELSQQPNGGVTNASDISTNRQSTAEALQVFQLLSSSSADKQAALEFLTTGLADLTSEQLSRLLLALAQANQPFDEVKAELLSRQGADGGFGHFAGYDSTALDTSYALIALQAAGSDVLVAGDALQFFSSAQQADGSFPLYEDQASVMVTALATKALKPYLYTHDIADVLRGSVNYLYSARNADGHWGTAWESALALQALIPVTTDVSKYGKAVDFLKASQSPEGDWGQQVYTTSISVAALKMLASIDVPVDPEKAVVAGRLVDASSGASIPSATIDVLGFSNEDVAISSDGSFVISNLGSDSYVVAYSAAGYLGASQSITLQKGQFANVGTIRLAVAPTTVLISGVITESGSGSPVPGVTITSVVGGNTNSTVSGVDGTYQLLSEPGTATLSVQSSDYYPVSATADLQAGTRVSFSPSLQALTEDQPNSSSVSGTVVDSNAQPIENVSISIVGSSSVSLTNEVGSFELTNLDGGNISVAVRKSGFESVNFSLVVPDRTNVDIGYISLKEEAVLPSTSIRGQVVDMVTGLGVPGASISVGSSKTTSDVNGFYQLSDIPVLEFTVSTNASGYLFSNKDVSLAEHTDLNLDINIRKADLGGVNIVQATTEKSVYGAYEPVLITADVENDTALNQGARFYVRVLNSEGKEVESFSGANLPPLDPQSDPEELAHYQEHLEAAIQDFAPGEQRSIKLEQWWNTLVVKPGVYTITVQALDGTTSNFVSESSTTVTVEPTNVLASLDPKASPGYVLLNNQADIELYAEIYNRSNINVNLEFDYLLTDPDGRVITQGHSQLELAPENTNARQVLSVLPYDFDASGEYRLVVENVSGATVSSQSTGIIFVPPSIRLKATQSLSPGEVVPLEGVSVESKIQVEGVDGE
- a CDS encoding sensor histidine kinase; this encodes MKLLSQLRTSSFQLALLYMVVFATSVFLLLAFIYWRTAGFMTAQTDETIEAEIAGLAEQYRGSGINGLISIIRERVARDPNAKSIYLLTTDDFLKLAGNIETWPKGSRSESGWINFTLDQSVGWTGPERLARARIFEVQGGLRLLVGRDVEELTNLKRVIETAINWGMGITLALALLGGFLMSRSTTRRIEVINNTSRRIMNGHLSLRIPTRGTDDDFDQLAENLNQMLDRIVYLMEGIRHVSDSIAHDLRTPLTRLRNQLENTLMSVDNDEARDQAGKAVAEADQLLATFNALLRIARLETRGNAADMKQVSLGELVSDACELYEALAEDKEQDFEQSLEDQVVVEGDRDLLFQMVSNLIDNAIKYTPEQGKIRVNVRKEGNDAIFEVGDSGIGIPDEEKDQVFQRFYRVGKSRSLPGNGLGLSLVSAVAEIHQGTISLSDHHPGDEYPGLMVTVRMPAYSPNRKRLKDTQTLTAPETGEHASPSELKGA